The Saccharopolyspora gregorii genomic interval GACGGCCTCAGCCGTCGGCGGGGTCGCGGGTGGTGGCGGTGCCGCCGGGAGCGGTGGTGTCGCGGTGGCCGGTGGTGTCCGCGCCCGCGCCGCCGACCGCGTCCCCGTCCTCGGACCGGCGGCGGTCCCGGTAGACGATGACGCCGACGACGGCGAGCACCGCGAAGGTGGGCACGAAGAACGGCACGGCCGTGATGATCGGATGGCTGGCCAGGATCTGCGTGCCCGCGAGGATCACCGCGCAGCCCTCTCCGCTGCGGCTCCGCTCTCGGTCGCTCCGGGCTCGACCGCTTCCGGCTCGATCGCCTCGGGCCGGTCGGCGCCGACGCGCCCGATGCGGTGCGCGCCCCAGCCGAGCGACAGCACGAGGGCCAGCGAGCAGGCCAGCACGACCAGCGAGGCCACCACCCACAGCCAGGACGGCACGTCCTGCTTCGTCTCGCGCTGCAGCACCTGCCACTCGGGCTGGGAGTCGCGGCTGAACTGCGCGTCGGCGGGCACGGCGGGCAGGCCGATGGCCGTGTCGGAGGGCATGTAGACGGGGATCGCGACCTGCGCCCGGCCCTGGTGGAACCGGATCATGGTCTTCCAGGTGCCGTGCAGCGGCATCGGCCGGGTGGTGCGGTAGGTGTCCGGGCCGATCGGCACCAGCCGGTCGACGTGCAGGCCGCCGCCCTGCCAGCCGGTGGTGGTGAGCCAGGTGGCGTCCTGCCCGGTGCCGGGCGGGCTCATCCGGATCACGGCCTGCGCGGTGCGGTCCTGCGGTCCGCCGCGCACGTCGGTGAGGGTGACGTCGGCGCGCACCGGCGGCGCGGTACCGATCAGCGCGTTCGTCACGGCGAGCGCGATCACCACGAGGGCGCCGCCGAACAGCGGTGCCGAGACCTTCGGCTTCGGCGGCGCGCCGCGCAGCGCCAGCGCCAGCAGCGCGCCGAGCACGCCACCGGGGACGCCGCCCGCGACGGCCATGGCGGCGCCTTCGACGGCCATGTCCGGGCTCCACGGCAGCGGGAAGGCGACCTGGGTCCAGGCGTACTCGGACGCGTAGCCGACGGTGCCGATGAGCAGGCCGGAAACCGCGCCGAGCACCAGCGGGCGCCGGACGAGGAACACCGCGGCCAGTTCGACGCAGAGCGCTTCGACGAGGTGCAGCGGGATCGTGGCGAACTCCTCGCCGATGATCGGCCCGACGAACACGGCGACGCCGCCGCGCACCAGCACGTAGAACCCGATGGCGAACAGCGCCGCCCCGCGCCCGGCCCACAGCCGGGCGACGACGAGCGCGCACCCGGTCGCGACCGCGATCATGAACGGCTGGTGCACCATGCGGAACTGCTGCACGCCGTAGTCGAACTCCGCCTGGAACACGGAGAGCCCGACCAGGAGCCCGCCGACGGCCATGCCGCGGTGCGCGAACCGGGCCAGCGCACGCGGTTCGCCGAGGTCGGTGCGGGCGAGCCTGCCCTCGCGTTCCAGCAGCACCACGGCGACCAGGGACAGCCCGGCGCCGCCGATGAGCATCAGGTGCGTCGGCCCCCACAGGGTCACGTCCTGGCCGAAGATGCGGTGCCACACGTCGTCGAGGGGGAAGCCGAGCAGCGCGTAGAACCCGGCGCCGGCCAGCAGCACGCCGCTGATCGGGGCGTGCCAGTCGCGGGTGATGCGCACGGCGGCGCGGCCGACGGGTTCGCCCTTGGGCAGCACCACGGCGAGCATGCCCGCGGCGAACAGCCCGAACAGCCCGATGAGGATCGGGTAGTGCGCGACGTTGGCGAGCGGGCCTTCGTCGCGGCCGTGGGTGATGTGCAGGGAGATGTCCCAGTACATCCCGAGCAGCGCGGTGAGCAGCGAGATCATCGCGAGGAGCTGGGGCAGCGCGACCCACCCGGGCAGCCCGGCGGGCAGCACCCGCTGGGAGCGCTCGGCGAGCCGGGCGAGCACCTGGGTGCGCCCGGTGCGGTGCCCGTAGCCGAGCAGGAGCAGCAGCAGGGTGAGCGCGGTGGCTCCGCCGGAGGCGATGAAGATCTGGTCGAGCGCGGCACCTCCCGCGGGCCGCACCTCTTGCGCCAGCAGCGTCGTCCAGGGCTGCTCTGCCGGGGTCGAGTTCATGCGGGTCATGGAACACCAGAAGCTGGACAATGTCATCCCCGAATGTGACATTGATTGTTGTCAACATCCGGAGTGACCTCGGAAGGACCAACGCCATGACAACGACCCGGCGGCTCATCGGATGCGCGTCGACGGCGGCGGCCCTGCTGCTCTCCGGCTGCGGCGCGCCCGCCCCGCGGCCCGCGGACCGGCCCGCCGCGGCGAACGCCGCCCCCGTCGTGATCGACGCCGAAGTCGCGGGCGGGCAGGTGCGCACCGGCACCGCGCGCATCCCGGTGCCGCTGGGCTCGCAGGTCCGCTACCAGGTGCGCAGCGATCAGCCGGACGAGGCGCACGTGCACGGCTTCGACGAGGCCGTCGAGCTCACCCCCGGGCGGACCGGCGTCATCGAGTTCACCGCCGACGTGCCCGGCGTGTTCGAGGTCGAGCTGCACCACTCCGGGTTGTCGCTGCCCAGCCTGGAAGTCCGGTGAGCACCGAGGTCCTCGCGCACGGCCTCGGCGGCCGCACCGACCTGCCGCTCAACGGCGCGGCGGCCGTCGTCGGCGGCGCGCTCGCCGTCGCCGTCTCGTTCCTCGCGCTCGTCGCGCTGTGGTCGAAGCCGTGGCTGGACCCCGAGGCCGGTCGGCCCGTGCGGTTCCCGGTGCGCCCCGACCGGCTGCTCGGCGCC includes:
- a CDS encoding cupredoxin domain-containing protein encodes the protein MTTTRRLIGCASTAAALLLSGCGAPAPRPADRPAAANAAPVVIDAEVAGGQVRTGTARIPVPLGSQVRYQVRSDQPDEAHVHGFDEAVELTPGRTGVIEFTADVPGVFEVELHHSGLSLPSLEVR